A single region of the Oceanotoga teriensis genome encodes:
- a CDS encoding RluA family pseudouridine synthase, whose amino-acid sequence MIEKILVDENEKDERLDKFCSKKVPDWISRNFIQNSIKNGSIKVNKKIKKPNYKIKTGDLIYIEVPEKPEKPEILPENINLNIIYEDDDIIVINKPYNMIVHPAGKIYNGTLVNALKGHIDDFEDIGDELRTGIVHRLDKDTSGLIIVAKNNMARENLSKQFQERTIRKFYIALTKGPIQRPQGIINRPISRHPTQRHKMAIIEGGKESITKYKIIKKFNNNLNLVWINLKTGRTHQIRVHFKYLKSPLLGDSTYSKIGKFENELCINRQMLHAVKMNLFHPRTNEWMEFIAPIPDDFKNAIKNIYNKYGD is encoded by the coding sequence ATGATAGAAAAAATTTTAGTAGATGAAAATGAAAAAGATGAAAGATTAGATAAGTTCTGTTCTAAAAAAGTTCCGGATTGGATTTCAAGAAATTTTATACAAAATTCTATAAAAAATGGTTCAATAAAAGTGAATAAAAAAATAAAAAAACCTAATTATAAAATTAAAACTGGTGACCTAATATACATAGAAGTACCAGAAAAACCAGAAAAACCAGAGATCTTACCAGAAAATATAAATTTAAATATTATATATGAAGATGATGATATAATAGTAATAAATAAACCATACAATATGATAGTTCATCCAGCAGGAAAAATATATAATGGAACTTTGGTAAATGCATTAAAAGGTCATATAGATGATTTTGAAGATATTGGTGATGAATTAAGAACAGGCATAGTTCATAGATTAGATAAAGATACTTCCGGATTAATAATTGTAGCAAAAAACAATATGGCCAGAGAAAATCTTTCAAAACAATTTCAAGAAAGAACTATAAGAAAATTTTATATTGCACTTACTAAAGGCCCTATTCAAAGACCTCAAGGAATTATAAATAGACCTATTTCACGTCATCCAACACAAAGACATAAAATGGCTATAATAGAGGGCGGAAAAGAATCTATCACTAAATATAAAATTATTAAAAAATTTAATAACAATTTAAATTTAGTATGGATAAACTTAAAAACAGGAAGAACACATCAGATTAGAGTTCATTTTAAATATTTAAAATCTCCGCTTTTAGGCGATAGTACTTATTCAAAAATCGGAAAATTTGAAAACGAATTATGTATAAATAGACAAATGCTTCATGCGGTGAAAATGAATTTATTTCACCCAAGAACAAATGAATGGATGGAGTTTATAGCCCCTATTCCTGATGACTTTAAAAATGCAATCAAAAATATCTATAATAAATATGGTGATTAA
- the lspA gene encoding signal peptidase II, with protein sequence MSWTIPIIILLDQLTKYWSESVLKLNPISLGIFKLTYAENTGIAFGMLSEKAYFHGIFSTFIATILLIFRDKLRSKSKILDLSLCFIIGGAIGNIIDRIRFGYVVDMFYVPYFSIFNIADSFVTIGGFLLVIYLIWGNKNDRKNFSR encoded by the coding sequence ATAATACTCTTAGACCAGTTAACTAAGTACTGGTCTGAGAGTGTTTTAAAATTAAATCCAATATCCTTAGGAATCTTCAAATTGACATATGCTGAAAATACCGGTATAGCTTTTGGAATGCTATCAGAAAAAGCTTATTTTCATGGTATTTTTTCAACATTTATTGCAACCATATTATTAATATTTAGAGATAAATTAAGAAGCAAATCTAAAATTTTAGATCTATCATTATGCTTTATAATTGGCGGTGCAATAGGAAATATAATAGACAGAATCAGATTTGGTTATGTAGTAGATATGTTTTATGTTCCTTATTTTTCAATCTTCAATATAGCTGACTCTTTTGTAACAATAGGTGGTTTTTTACTTGTAATATATTTGATATGGGGGAACAAGAATGATAGAAAAAATTTTAGTAGATGA